TGCTCAACAAGACTTTTTTGCTTTATAGCAAACAAACCAGTCACAGATATAACAAAAAAGTCATGTCTTTTTTCAAAGcacatagagagaaaaaaagtatGGAATCACTCAATgttaaggaaaaaaattatggaaTCATCCACAGTTAGTACTTTGTTGCTCTTCCTATGGCTTTTATGACAGCCTGAAATCTTTGAGGTATCGACTTCAATAATGAAAAACAATATGCAGCATCAATCTTAGCCGGAGGTTGAATCTATATTAGTTAGTACGGAAGAAAAAGATTTTCTTGTATTTATATCCTTCTCCAGCTCCGTAAGAAGCTGTAACATCTTTAAGGTCTCCTctttcaagattcaaagaactttattaatccctggGGGAAATTCCTTCATTTCAATTTCAGCTCTTATGCTTAATTTATtatgcttaattttttttttttaccttaattAGGACAAAATAAAATTGGTGTATTTTTAGTCATTAGAATCTGTGACAAATTGTCTagctgtatttatttagttattggCTTTGTTTGCTGTAATGCTGTTTAAGGTGTAAATGAAAAAACACCTCAGAAAACATGATTTGTAGATATTTCATATCACAGTATACTTTTTGTACTTGAATGTCTTTTTATTCAAAGTCTATTTCATTCACAAAAGTTTGATCACTGATCCATCGACAGCAGCCTGACCCATGGGTCTGTAAAGTACTTTTTATGGAAGTTTCAGTGAATCCAAAATCTCAGACGGTGAGATTTTAGGTTAGTCGTTTGCTGGCTTCTCTAAAAATGCTCTGTTTTTAACATCCTTGTAGATGATCTAAAGGAAAAACTCAGCGAATTTATCGACCAAATTCATCAACAAAGGCCTGGATTACTTAAGAAAGTGAGCCATAAACAGAGACTGGGTCTGGCAAAGGCTCGTATTTCAGGATGGAAAGCAGCTATCGGTGACGTGGTGGCCATTTTGGATGCCCACATTGAGGTGCAGAAACAATGGTAAAACAAGTCTTACGTCTATAACCGTGTCCGTATACTTTACACAAATTCCTTGGAATTTTTAGTTTTCATCTCCTTGGTTTAAAGAGTAAACCACTCTGGGTGTGACGTTATAGGAAAATAGCCAACGATGATGTGAAGTGTGACGCAGAATCACTGTTATGACCTTTTAGGATGAGGTGGATGTgtattattcctcttataccacataCCAACGATTATATTAAAGGGGAAAATATCATAATTCTTATTCACAAATTTGCATTGCATCATTATTATCACTTTTATCCTATGCTTGGATAAATAGGATTTGTTAATGTCATATCAGAGCTCTGGTAACACTCGCTCTGTAAGAATAAACATACAGAGTTGTGCATCATTTGGCACACACTATTATATAATTGTATACAAGGGCCTGATGGGAGAAAATCGATTCATACGAATTTCCTTTGGTTTTAGGGCAGAACCACTGCTGGCCAGAATCAAAGCAGATCGGACGGTGGTCCTGTCTCCGGTGTTTGACCGGGTGGATTTCGACACACTTGAAGTGGCTTTGTATACTCCATATGCCCATGCCTTCGACTGGCAGATGTGGTGCATGTATGAGTCCTTCAGACCAGAATGGTATTTGCTTAATGACCCGTCCGCACCTGGGAAGTGAGTGACACCTTTTATATTTCCAATACATTTTTATCAAGAACGCTTTATTCACATGTGAAGTAAGCAGATGGGGGCagatgctgttataggaaaataatgaacaagTGAGGGTTATGTGATAATCGAGTCAGGGATTGTTTTCTTATAACAGCGGATCCTAATGTGGTTTTATTGCTCTTACACCCCAGCAATTTGATAATGATtacaacatttcatttattggttctttttcccagaggccaaaaatggAGTTTGcccctgttgttgttgttgtgtccatgttgatgactgaatgtctttgttatgttccactccacattggtggttaatatgaagctcaaatgaaagtagacactcagaatttcatagagaagaaaaaaaattaaataaaaacttccaaaatgcagctgcctgagttctcacacaccaccccactgctacatttcctccactggcttcctgtagatGCATAAgtttcaaaacactgatgcttgcctacaaagccatgcttgcctacaaagctccatcttacctcaaagctcttattactcctcgcactgcacctcgctccctcagatctactagcactgctggCCTGGTCCCTGACCATCTCTCAGGGtgagaggtaggtatacatctagactcttctgttctggcactgaggtggtaGAATGAaattcccctagatgtccgaacagccgagtcactgaccgtcttcagaTGACGACtgtagacctacctcttcctggaacacttaaactagctcttattttcccagtttgtttttatgtattgttgaatgttgttatgttatgtttaaatATAACACAGTTTCCCAACACAGATGGtgtcctaagtctgtgacctactgaaccagtgttagtGTATTCATACATAGAGACTTGTACACATTACTCTGGATAagaacatctgccaaatgccagaaatgtttgtatcttcacagtaaatgctgatatcaaacccatttctgctctctgagatgctccaagtgcttgtgcatctaaaaagcagctcagatttgatcttcaaGTAAAATtatgtgtaaggttatccaacagaggaaaaaaaaaacacacgacTAAAACACACCGAAAGCTgacagactcacagcctgaaaaTGTCCCAGGAGCCAAATTCCTTTCTGCTGGCTGCACGTAACACCATTGTACTGTTAAAGACAAGCTAGTTTCTGTTCCTTACTTATATTGTACCAGCTATAAATAATTGTCCTCTCACCAAACTCTCTGTTCTTCCTCTTAAGCTTAATGACACAAAATAATGCAACTTGAAATAATTAGAAACCAGAACGAGCAACATCATCTGAACCAAAGAATTCCCTGTGGCATGGAGAAACCACTGTACCTATGATAGTattgctgacactggagattcttTTATGTCAAGCATCTGCCCATACCGGTCTtgtaaaaatgttatttgtttaacctgctgtaatagaaaattaatcaacaccttcagacCAATCAGGTTTGAGTTAATCAGTGCTATAGCATAGGCTTTGAACATCACTGTATAAATGTTgcatgtacattacagcatttggcagatgcccttatttaGAGCATTTAGCTTATTtgttatacaactgagcaatgcTCAAGGGGCCACCAATGGACCTGGGGTTCAAGCTCACACCCTTCTGATTGGTAGTCCAACAccataaccactgagctacatcATCCCTCATGTTTCCTAATGGTTTATCGATTATCATCAGGAGTCCTTCCGTCATGGGAATCCTCGTGGCCGATCGAAAGTTCTTGGGAGAAATCGGAGGTTTGGACGAAGGAATGGAAATTTATGGAGGCGAGAACGTTGAGCTCGGAATACGAGTAAGTTATTCCGTGTGTGTTTGCTACTGTAGCATTTGCAATGTACTTAAAGTATGGTTCTGTTTCGTTTTTATAACCAGGTTTGGCTGTGTGGAGGAAGCATCGAAATCATCCCTTGCTCAAAGATCGCTCACATAGAAAGAGCACACAAGCCTTACGCACTAGATCTGAGTGAGCCAATGCGAAGAAACGCACTCCGTGTGGCTGAAATCTGGATGGATGAATATAAGACAAACGTTTTCATCAGCTGGAATCTCCCTCTGAAGGTGGGTTGAGTATATACTCAAAATTTGCTTGCTGAAGAAAAGCATTAGGTTGGGAGTGTATCGAGTCGAATGCGGTTCTTAGGTGTGACTTTGGTGGTGTAACATGTTATTAGTAAATGAAAGACATAAGGGTGTAGACTTACAACTGTTGCTTTAATAGAGAGAAAATAATTGCCAAAATGTAAGCGTTTGAGATTGCTACACAAGGATCAGAAATCAACACCGGAACAAGCGTTTAAAAAATATTAGGAAGCAAGAAACCAAGGTTTGGAATTAAAGTTACAAGAACGTGCAGGACAACCTGAAAACCTTCCTGAAGATACCAAGACACAGCAGGGTataaacagctaaaaaaaatcagctgtaCATTTTACTGTAATATACTGACATTAGGTACTGAATATTTTACATACTATAACAGCACATAAATCACTACATTTGCTTGTTTGAGTGATTTTTTCAATCAAATCAGCTTAGGTTTGAAGCATGATACTTCTAGCTCAGCTACGAAAATATGATTTGAACACTACCTGTTGGTGTGTAACTCAAAggtttaaccactgagccaatGCATCTAGATCAACCAGCTCTCCCTGATTCTGTGcaattttattaatgagagtgATTCAGTGAAAGAATTAACTGAGTGAATTATTGCAAGCTAGTTCAGCTAGTTGGGGTGAGGCTGGGTGTGATGTTCAAATGCTGGCCCCGCCTAAGGGCCATTGTTGGGTCAAGATCCTGTACCTTGAGCTCAGTTGCATCCTGCATCAATTGTACGtctttgttttgtgttaaagcatCATCCAATCCAAATAAGCAGCGATACTGgactgtgtgttattttatagtgTATGCCGTTGTTTATTGACAACTTTACAATCATGAATTAAAAGTACAGCTGGTGTTACAGGAGATTGTCCAGTCcctgtgaaaataaatgtgtaaatgtccAACAAAAGCATTTACCTGACTGACAGCAGGTATCAAGGTGAGGGTGTGGTCACATGTCTAGCAAGGTAGCAGCTTGACACTGAACAGGTGAAAACATTAGGATTGTCAGTACAGGGATTGTACAGAGGTTGAATATCAAAAAATGGCCACAAAGCATGTGGCCAAACATAAATAATAGCATATTAATGGATTTTATGATGCTTTTAAGGGTGTTCAAAATTgggaatttttgtttttgtatagcCAAATTCTGGCAGACAAAAACTGTCCTGTTGTGATAGCTCTAggattttcatgttttttaggtATAAAATCTGGGACCAGGGTATTAATATTGAGCTCACGTGTTACTTGCACATGGGTCGACTCCATTCAACCAATTACTTGACTTCTGATCTCGAATTTACAGGAAATCAGAAtgaaaaacaaagtaaaagGTTGTTCACTAAAGTAGAAGCAGGAGAATATTAAAAGAATagattgtttatattttacttGTCCTTGTTTTGCCTTTCATTTTTCCATGCACATCTGCAGATCTTGACATTTCTCTTCAAATGATCTCTTATTTAAAGGGTTTAAAGTTGTAGAAATCATATTTACAGGATGCCTCGAACACTTCCCTTCTGATTTTGGGGCTCGTCCCAACTCGAACACCAGTATAACCAAGACTCGAAACTCAAACACCCAATTCAAGTCACTATTCTTcatgtctatagcaccagccaTATTATAACAGTTTACATGCTGctttttgcacatttactcaatcactgctgttgctgtttttgcacaaactgccaccaactgctgctatacagAAGTGTATAcgtttacaagaaccctctttgtttacagttctcCTATTTTGCACATGTTGCACAGCTCTATGTTGTTATATAGCACCCTGGAGAaccgttgtttcatttcactgtgtaccgtgtcagctatatgtggttgaaatgacaataaaagctacttgacttgacttgacacaCTCCTGCTATGCAAATCAGTCTTTGTATGACATTAATAAACTAAAGTGATGCTTGGGAGTGAAATCTAAAACTCTGCTTCGAACTCAGGATCATGGAATCGATATCGGAGACGTGACTGAAAGAAAAAAGCTGAGAAATCAGCTGGAGTGTAAGCCCTTTAGCTGGTATCTGGAGAACGTGTATCCTGAGTTAGACACCTGGGATGATCTTCTGGGCTACGGCGTAGTAAGCaacctttatttctttttatttttttaatttagaaaaTATAAGTAAAAGACCtggaaattaaatgaaacaccttgatttgattttatattGTTCTAAGTGAATTTGCTTGCCTTTGATAGATGCAGAATGGCATCTTAGAAAATCACTGCATCGATCAGGGCCCGGTTCCTGGCAGTGTTCCTATCCTTTATGAGTGCCATTACTTTACCCCTCAGGTATGTATTTACTGCTGCTACTGAGAAAAAATCCTTTTTGACACACCAAGCTAACGTTAAAGGACTTACCAAGACTAACCAAAGTCGAATAATGATTGTGTCACGTCTGCATTATAATAAACTGAAAAGGTGAAGGGATGGTAGCCTGTGTGTCAACAAAGTGAAGACAGCTAAGctctctgaaataaaaaaaagtgctccACCCCATATTGAACAGTGTCTATAGCAGGGATGTCCAGTAttatctgcaaagggcaggTGTGGGTGCACGTTTTCACCTCAACCGAGaaaaagccacacctgagtGTACTGAAAGCCTAGATCGGTTGATTaagcaggtggaatcaggtgtggcttctgcttgattggagTGAAAGTctgccctttgtggataagattggacacccctggtatATAGCTTGGGTACACGGACGAAAGGCTATTGGTATAAAGGAAGAGTCATCATTTGAGACAGCCTGTAACTCACAGGaatttatatgaataaattcGACATGAGGCTCATTTTTTCATCCATGGAGCTCATTTTAATATCGTTTCAGTAATATgcaatatataatgtatttaaagaAACACCTCTGGCCACCATTTTAAAGGCACTTAAAACTTAACAGGTTGTTGCCTTCTTGCTGTATAAGATGATCGTAAATTGAGGGATGGATTAAGAGATTAGATTGGAGGTTAAATGGATTAAGACACAAATGTTAGACACTAACATGCTGTATTAGAtgcttttaaaatacttttgattgtgtgtgcatgggtTTGATGGTCTTGTTGAGATCTTCCACCTGAGTaatctttacatttacagcaattGAAATGATCCAGAGTGAAttatatttatcacatatatacaactgagcagttgagggttaagggccttgtttaagTGCCCTTTAACCGCCCCTGAACGTTTTCTTCTGATCAGAAAAACAACACGCTTTAAAAGATGCCTTAATGTTTAATATCTTCTTTCAAAAGGTCAGCACAATTAACATCATTAATAGTAGTTGAATTGAttaattatcattaataattagttgaaggtgtacaggacagtggtgagaccggccatgctgtatggtttagagacagtgtcactgaggaagagacaggagtcagagctggacgtagcagagctgaagatgttgaggttctctttgggagtgacacggttggacaggattaggaacgagtacatcagagggacagctcatgttggacgtttgggggacaaagttagggaggacagattaagatggtttggacatgttcagaggagggagagtgagtatattggtaggagaatgctggacatggagctgccaggcaggaggcaaagaggaaggccaaagaggaggtatatggatggaataaatgaggatatgaagctagtgggtgtaagtgttgaggatgtagaagatagggatggagacccctgaagggaaaagccgaaagaagaagaacactATATGGACACTGtgaaaatttttaaaataaataaaaattacatttagaTACATAAGTGAGTGAGTTTTCTCTCCATGACGTAGCTTATTTAACCAATATCAATACAGTAGATAAACGTACaatgaacaaacaaaggaaaaataaataaatataccgTGTGTACCTTCCAAAGAAATTCTTATATCACTCCTTATTCCAGTATTCACACAGCTAGCCAGATCAGATAACAGGTTCGAactaatactacacactgttcaCCTGTACTTGTCAttattgcaaaattatttaaGTATATAACTCAAACCTATAATTTGCAAATGACATCAACAACAAATACAGTggtaaatacagtggaacctcggcttatgaatgccctcccttatggattttcaccttaagaattaaaattttggaagaaatttacattggcatacgaagcattttctgcatacgaacgaaccaaacgctggctaagttgcacgcacgtccgggagccgttcgaaacttgttagcgtcagtggaaagctaTGCGAAGCGAGTTTAttaattttatgaa
This genomic stretch from Hemibagrus wyckioides isolate EC202008001 linkage group LG08, SWU_Hwy_1.0, whole genome shotgun sequence harbors:
- the LOC131357631 gene encoding probable polypeptide N-acetylgalactosaminyltransferase 8 isoform X2, producing the protein MRSRVVTKASCFLGTSALIYALFYFAFFSSRNPSTDLSPRLERTAEHTILDKLDQIERQIGQLAKSLELGIYKVPQYAEDHSGVEEEKKKKKRRVFNKLFPNSELFAKWGDDLSEEEQKEAQNLFELYGYNVFLSDRLPLNRTLPDTRGDRCVSKVYPEQLPSISVVLIYLNEALSVLKRAIHSIIDQTPVHLLKEIILVDDHSTNDDLKEKLSEFIDQIHQQRPGLLKKVSHKQRLGLAKARISGWKAAIGDVVAILDAHIEVQKQWAEPLLARIKADRTVVLSPVFDRVDFDTLEVALYTPYAHAFDWQMWCMYESFRPEWYLLNDPSAPGKSPSVMGILVADRKFLGEIGGLDEGMEIYGGENVELGIRVWLCGGSIEIIPCSKIAHIERAHKPYALDLSEPMRRNALRVAEIWMDEYKTNVFISWNLPLKDHGIDIGDVTERKKLRNQLECKPFSWYLENVYPELDTWDDLLGYGVMQNGILENHCIDQGPVPGSVPILYECHYFTPQGHAIRNKQTQRCLEIAQGEDSWYELIIQPCSAQTWRIQYVLKEF